A genomic stretch from Numida meleagris isolate 19003 breed g44 Domestic line chromosome 2, NumMel1.0, whole genome shotgun sequence includes:
- the ALG2 gene encoding alpha-1,3/1,6-mannosyltransferase ALG2: MAEREEEEKATGPSVLFLHPDLGLGGAERLVVDAALALQARGCRVQVWTAHYDPGRCFAETRQLAVRCAGAWLPRSLWGRGHAVCAALRMAFVALYVLLVSGQHADAFVCDQVSACIPILRLARTRKKVLFYCHFPDQLLTKRESFLKRLYRMPLDWLEEYTTGMADCIVVNSKFTASVFKETFKSLSHINPDVLYPSLNTSSFESVVTVDIADLIPRKTKFLFLSINRYERKKNLALALEALHELQGRLDSHQWNEVHLVMAGGYDKRVLENVEHYEELRSIATKLNVSDHVTFVRSFTDEQKISLLSNCVCVLYTPSNEHFGIVPLEAMYMRCPVIAVNSGGPLESVLNNVTGFLCDPQPTQFSEAMEKIVRDPLLKDSMGAAGRVRFMEKFSSEAFSEQLYQYICRLTQ, translated from the exons ATGGCGGAgcgggaggaggaagagaaggcgACCGGTCCCTCCGTGCTATTCCTGCACCCGGACCTGGGGCTGGGCGGCGCGGAGAGGCTGGTGGTGGACGCGGCGCTGGCGCTGCAGGCCCGGGGCTGCCGAGTGCAGGTGTGGACGGCTCACTACGACCCCGGGCGCTGCTTCGCCGAGACGCGGCAGCTGGCGGTGCGCTGCGCCGGGGCCTGGCTGCCGCGCAGCCTGTGGGGCCGCGGGCACGCGGTGTGCGCTGCGCTGCGCATGGCCTTCGTGGCGCTCTACGTTCTCTTGGTCAGCGGGCAACACGCCGACGCCTTCGTCTGCGACCAG GTGTCTGCTTGCATTCCGATACTCAGGCTGGCCAGAACGCGGAAGAAggttttgttttactgtcaCTTTCCCGATCAGCTCCTGACCAAGAGAGAATCTTTCCTGAAGCGCCTCTACAGAATGCCGTTGGACTGGCTGGAAGAGTACACCACTGGCATGGCAGACTGTATTGTTGTGAACAGCAAATTCACTGCCAGCGTGTTCAAGGAGACATTTAAGTCCTTGTCTCACATAAACCCAGATGTTCTCTATCCGTCACTCAACACCAGTAGCTTTGAGTCAGTGGTTACCGTGGACATAGCTGACCTGATTCCAAGAAAGACAAAGTTCTTGTTTCTGTCTATTAATAGgtatgagagaaaaaagaaccTTGCATTGGCTCTTGAAGCTTTGCATGAGCTTCAAGGAAGGCTTGATTCTCATCAGTGGAATGAAGTTCACTTGGTTATGGCAGGTGGCTATGATAAACGAGTTCTGGAAAACGTGGAGCATTACGAAGAACTAAGAAGTATTGCAACTAAGCTTAATGTTAGTGACCATGTCACTTTCGTGAGATCATTCACAGATGAAcagaaaatctctcttcttagtaactgtgtgtgtgtgctttatACACCAAGTAACGAACACTTTGGCATTGTTCCTCTGGAGGCAATGTATATGAGATGTCCAGTTATAGCGGTTAATTCAGGTGGTCCTTTAGAGTCAGTCTTGAATAACGTTACAGGATTTTTGTGTGATCCTCAGCCAACGCAATTCTCTGAGGCCATGGAAAAAATCGTGAGAGATCCTCTTTTGAAGGACTCaatgggagcagctgggagagtCAGATTTATGGAAAAATTTTCCTCAGAAGCATTCTCAGAACAACTGTATCAATACATATGCAGACTAACacaataa